From Mucilaginibacter rubeus, a single genomic window includes:
- a CDS encoding family 16 glycosylhydrolase — protein sequence MMIKKIIIAGILMISPFAGKCQQDTTGGYKLVWADEFNTNGAPDPANWKFETGFVRNNEDQLYQTQNAFCRNGKLIIEARKVHQPNPDYVPNSTNWKQKREFINYTSSSINTSGLHNFQYGRFIMRGRISTDAGLWPAFWTLGIDKPWPSNGEIDIMEYYRQKLLANIACGTSVPYKAKWYSNTKALNTFKANWSKKFHIWRMDWDTEAISLYVDDFLLNRVALKDLVNQDGSQFNPFMQPHYILLNLAIGGDNGGDPSATKFPKRYEVDYVRVYQKN from the coding sequence ATGATGATCAAGAAGATAATTATTGCCGGAATATTAATGATCAGTCCTTTTGCAGGTAAATGCCAGCAGGATACCACCGGTGGGTATAAACTGGTTTGGGCAGACGAGTTTAATACAAACGGCGCGCCTGATCCTGCCAACTGGAAATTTGAAACAGGCTTTGTTCGCAACAATGAGGATCAATTGTACCAGACACAAAATGCCTTTTGCCGCAATGGTAAACTTATAATAGAAGCGAGAAAAGTGCACCAACCCAATCCTGATTACGTTCCCAACAGTACCAACTGGAAACAGAAAAGGGAGTTTATAAACTATACATCCTCAAGTATAAATACCAGCGGCTTACATAATTTTCAATACGGGCGCTTTATTATGCGTGGGCGTATCAGTACTGATGCCGGTTTATGGCCCGCGTTCTGGACACTGGGTATAGACAAGCCATGGCCATCTAACGGTGAAATTGATATCATGGAATATTATCGGCAGAAACTTCTGGCCAATATCGCCTGCGGTACTTCGGTACCTTACAAGGCCAAATGGTATAGTAACACCAAAGCGTTGAATACCTTCAAAGCCAACTGGAGCAAAAAATTTCATATCTGGCGGATGGATTGGGATACAGAAGCTATAAGTTTATATGTAGATGATTTCCTGCTTAACCGTGTAGCGCTTAAAGACCTGGTTAACCAGGATGGAAGCCAGTTTAATCCTTTTATGCAGCCGCATTACATATTGCTGAACCTTGCCATAGGCGGCGACAATGGCGGCGATCCTTCAGCAACAAAATTCCCTAAACGTTATGAAGTTGACTACGTTAGGGTATATCAAAAAAATTAA